In Thermomonas carbonis, a single genomic region encodes these proteins:
- a CDS encoding GAF domain-containing protein yields the protein MTGILCNARHANSPSAIPACSTRHRAAPSTRHRVMIDVLMPERLRYLLQSLQINEALRELNATTGYRFTAVYRFTPSGAANLAIFDRQSDAPESLLVVPEGASYCGIVRDSRNAFLVTRSLEDGRIVKHPAREVVQSYCGVPLIGEDGEVFGSLCHFDFEPRVVSDDVTELMSEVSRYLSPESGMNELAETVAQRITRLGQMASAMRDAAKDPDELRETFDMYAQPVRLQAEALNPSVRDAMEQRVSALLASILGSPLRA from the coding sequence ATGACCGGCATTTTGTGCAACGCTCGGCACGCCAACAGTCCCTCTGCAATTCCAGCCTGCTCGACTCGGCATCGAGCCGCTCCATCAACGAGGCACCGCGTGATGATCGATGTCCTGATGCCTGAGCGCCTGCGCTATCTGCTGCAGAGCCTGCAAATCAACGAAGCCCTGCGCGAGCTGAATGCCACGACTGGCTATCGGTTCACTGCGGTCTACCGGTTCACTCCCTCGGGCGCGGCCAATCTGGCGATCTTCGATCGCCAGTCGGACGCACCGGAATCGCTGCTGGTCGTCCCCGAAGGTGCGTCGTACTGCGGGATCGTCCGCGATTCGAGGAATGCGTTCCTGGTGACTCGTTCACTGGAAGACGGCCGCATCGTCAAGCATCCTGCCCGTGAAGTCGTTCAGTCGTACTGCGGGGTGCCTCTCATCGGCGAGGATGGGGAAGTGTTCGGAAGCCTCTGTCATTTCGACTTCGAGCCACGCGTGGTGTCAGACGACGTGACGGAATTGATGTCCGAAGTCTCCCGCTATCTGTCGCCGGAGAGCGGGATGAACGAGTTGGCGGAGACCGTCGCGCAGCGCATCACCCGCCTGGGGCAAATGGCCAGCGCGATGCGCGACGCCGCAAAGGATCCGGATGAATTGCGGGAAACGTTCGACATGTACGCGCAGCCGGTCAGGCTCCAGGCGGAAGCGTTGAATCCCTCTGTGCGCGACGCCATGGAACAACGGGTCAGTGCGCTGCTGGCGTCCATCCTCGGATCGCCCCTTCGGGCTTGA